In one window of Tenacibaculum mesophilum DNA:
- a CDS encoding SH3 domain-containing protein, producing the protein MKLIKILILLFLFSCCSNAQNHCKLNDVIDDFLNTEVPYSEDETSVDLTDVFTNNTVPYIGFIGESKRKIDFFITLIKRDTINNNRYLIEGQTKVYSEITRNFKGELLLEKQYKFSKKLDEEVSYSDIILKQGFSILTYELKEDNNLDNRGVFKGKLMVSWYQDTDNNINYDDTLDYIPSYANCYFFGSWINKDKNEKILTAWSHYRIPCSGDLDIGAAEFSPNPKYYNQGWKLYSSEEETINPNSEFAKIVDKDGYVNMREKNNTTSKILSQIQSGKLVEILEQKDEWWLVLYDNKKGYIHKSRLRLVK; encoded by the coding sequence ATGAAATTAATTAAGATACTTATATTACTTTTTTTATTTTCTTGCTGCTCAAATGCTCAAAATCATTGTAAATTGAATGATGTTATTGATGATTTTTTGAATACAGAGGTGCCTTATTCTGAAGATGAAACAAGTGTTGATTTAACAGATGTGTTTACAAATAACACAGTACCATATATAGGTTTTATTGGAGAAAGTAAGAGAAAAATAGATTTTTTTATTACTTTGATTAAGCGTGATACAATCAATAATAATCGCTATCTAATAGAAGGGCAAACAAAGGTTTACTCTGAAATTACAAGGAATTTTAAAGGAGAACTCTTATTAGAAAAACAATACAAATTTTCTAAAAAACTAGACGAGGAAGTATCTTATTCTGATATAATTTTAAAACAAGGTTTTTCAATATTGACTTATGAATTGAAAGAAGATAATAATTTAGATAATAGAGGTGTTTTTAAGGGGAAGCTAATGGTTTCATGGTATCAAGACACTGATAATAATATAAATTATGATGATACTTTAGATTATATACCAAGTTATGCTAACTGTTATTTTTTTGGAAGTTGGATAAATAAAGATAAAAATGAAAAGATATTAACAGCATGGAGTCATTACAGAATACCATGCTCGGGAGATTTAGATATTGGGGCAGCCGAGTTTTCACCTAACCCAAAATATTACAATCAAGGGTGGAAATTGTATTCTTCAGAAGAGGAAACTATAAATCCAAATAGTGAGTTTGCTAAAATTGTAGATAAAGACGGTTATGTAAATATGCGTGAAAAAAATAATACTACGTCTAAAATACTTTCTCAAATCCAGTCTGGTAAATTAGTTGAAATTTTAGAACAAAAAGATGAATGGTGGCTTGTTCTTTATGATAACAAAAAAGGTTATATTCATAAAAGTAGGTTGCGTTTGGTTAAGTAA
- the tssD gene encoding type VI secretion system tube protein TssD yields MNVKAKLFVCGEERELFNTNLNYNRLIDWNGKPTSALMGGTISVTFESQMYDDSFLEWIIADRTENKKIPYPFDLYQLRDGKIVFYQDDYDGLEIFEYNFQDGTLINYHEKFCNQSGMQVTLTISPAMQDYRFFNNSSWSKKSTTRYIKHWQESFIPIKEATPYKAKEDTTPRFTCYYTDLEGNKQAEPHTGEEVYLVLKTENAIGQTIDIDLSNHTKDFVYNDKVIENDIIKDFKVTSSEHKLKLRVVVQQEGERETIQN; encoded by the coding sequence ATGAATGTTAAAGCAAAGCTATTTGTATGTGGAGAAGAACGAGAACTTTTCAATACAAATTTAAATTACAATCGACTTATTGATTGGAACGGAAAACCTACCTCTGCCTTAATGGGAGGAACCATCTCGGTTACATTTGAATCGCAAATGTATGATGATAGTTTTTTAGAGTGGATAATCGCAGACAGAACCGAAAACAAAAAAATACCATATCCTTTTGACTTATATCAGTTAAGAGACGGTAAAATTGTTTTTTATCAAGATGATTATGACGGATTAGAAATTTTTGAATACAACTTTCAAGATGGTACACTCATCAATTACCATGAAAAGTTTTGTAATCAGTCAGGTATGCAGGTAACTCTGACCATATCTCCAGCAATGCAAGACTACCGATTTTTTAACAACTCTAGCTGGAGTAAAAAAAGTACCACACGCTATATAAAACACTGGCAAGAAAGTTTTATACCAATAAAAGAAGCTACACCATATAAAGCTAAAGAAGATACAACACCACGCTTTACCTGTTATTATACCGACCTTGAAGGTAATAAACAAGCAGAGCCACATACAGGAGAAGAAGTGTACTTAGTATTGAAAACAGAAAATGCTATAGGACAAACAATAGATATTGATTTAAGTAACCACACCAAAGATTTTGTATACAACGATAAGGTTATAGAAAACGATATTATAAAAGATTTTAAGGTAACTAGTAGTGAACATAAATTGAAGTTACGTGTAGTTGTTCAACAAGAAGGAGAAAGAGAAACAATACAAAATTAA